AGACGCGGCAGATCAGCTATGGGCGCATTCCTGCCGGCTCGGTCGTCATCGCCGGCACGCTGCCTTCGCCCGACGGCGGCTACGCAACTGCATGCGCGGTCGTTGTCAAGCGCGTCGACGCCCAGACCCGGGCGAAGACCAGCGTCAACGATTTGCTGCGCTCCTGATCCGACTCCCTCGGGGCCCTCGCCCCCACCCTCTCCCGCGAGCGGGAGAGGGCAGCCGGGACTGTCCTAGGCCACTTGGCCTAACTTTCGAACGCTTCTAGCTTTTTTCGACCACGGTGGGCGGTTGATCATTCGCCGGTCAGTTCAACCAGCTCAGGAGTCAGTTCACATGTCCACCCCCACCTTCACCGCGGTCGCCCGCAACGTCGTCGACCAGTACAGCCTGGCCGGCAAGCAGCTGGTTCGCGCATACCGAGCCGGCGCCGAGCGTGCCGTCGGCGCCGTCAACGAGCGCTTCGCCTCGGCCGTCAAGGCCCGCTCGCTGCCGCTGGTCAGCGAGACGGTGAAGAGCAGCCTGATCGACGCCCAGCAGCAGGTCGCCGGCTTCGTGTCCTTCGGCCTGGGCCTGGGCGCCAACGGCGCGGACATCACCATCGACCAGGTGGCACGCCGCGTCGGCACGGGCATCGAGCGCGTGTCCAGCGCCGGCGCGCGGGTGGAGACGGTGTTCGGCACCTCGGCCCTGGACAAGATCGGAGCGTTCGCGTTGCCGGTGGCGCATGTCTCGCTGGAGATCGCCAACGTCCTCGCCCAGGGCAGCAAGCGCCTGTCCGACCGCATCGCCGGAGTCGAGGGAGTCGCCGCTGCTGCGCCGGCCCGCAAGGCCGCTGCGAAGAAGCGCGTGCGCCGCACGACCCGCCGCGCATAATTCCGCGACTGCGTTGTCCCCAACGGCCGGATCGCACCGGCCGTTTTTCATGCTGCTGCGAAAGGTGTCCCGCCATGGCGAGCAAGACGGCCCGCACGAAACCTCAACCCGCCAAGGCAAGGCCGGCCCGCAAGGCCGCCGCAGCGGCGCCTGCGGCGGCGCCGGCGCCGGCGCCCGGAGGCGCCAAGGGCCTGCTGCGCGCCGGACTGAAGGCGCTCAACGACGTTCGCGACGACGTCATCACGCGGCAAAGCCGCGTCTTCGAAGCGCTGCTGGGATTGCCGCCGTCGCTGTCGGCCAGCGACCGCTCGGCCAAGGAATGGAAGCTGCTGAATGCCGGCGAAGACGGCACGCCCGGCATGCAGAAGTTCGAGGAGATCTTCGACCAGCGCGTCGCCCGCTCGCTCGAGCGGCTGGGCATGCCGTCGCCGCAGGCGCTGGCCGCGCTGTGCCGGCAGCTCGAATCCATCAACGAGCACCTCAAGCGCATCGAGTCGACGACGACGCCGAGGCGCGCGCCGCGGCGTCGTCCGACTCGCAGCAGCACCTGAACGCCGCGTGGCTGCGCCCAAGACGCGAGACCGGATCGTCGAGACCAGCCTCGCCCTGTTCAACGCGGAGGGGCTGGCCGGCGTGTCGACGCACCGCATTGCCGCGGAGCTGGGCATCAGCCCGGGCAACCTGCACTACCACTTCCGGACCAAGGAACTGATCGTCACCTGGCTGTTCCGCCGCTTCGAGGACCGCCTGTCGCCGTGCATCGCGGCCAACGCCACGGTCACCGCCCTCGACGACCTGTGGCTGTCGCTGCATCTCACCTTCGAGGCGATCGACGAGTACCGCTTCGTCTACCGCGACATCGAGTACCTGCTGAAGGAGTTCCCGGCTCTGGAAGCCCGCGCGCACACCCTCACCGCGCGCAACCTGCTGGCCGCCAAGGCGATGTGCGCGGGCCTCGCGAACGCCGGCGTGATGCAGGCCAGCGCCGAGGACGTGGAGATGCTGGCGCTGCAGATCGTCTTCTCGACCACCTGCTGGTTCTCCTTCAAGCGCCTCACGCCCTCGCAAAAGTCGCCGGCATACGGGCCCGCGGCGCTGGCGGCGTACTACACGCTGACCCTGCTGTCGCCGTATGTGGTGGGGGAGTCGAAGGACTACCTGAACTACCTGCGGGCGAAGTACCTGAAGTGACCGGCCGGGCGCTCACTCACCCACCCGCGCCCTTCCCTCCGCCTGCAGCTTCAGCAGATGCGCCAGCAGCGACCGCCGTGCCGCCGCATGCAGGGCGGGATGCACGTCGTCGTACACCCGGGCGAGCAGCTGGTCGATGCCTTCGCAGCCCTCCTCGATCGCGCGCAGCACCTTGGCCTCGCGCGCCAGCCGGTGGTCGATGAGCCGCGTGACCGCCGAGCGCGGATCGGCGATGAGAAAGCCGTGCCCCGGCGCAAGCCACTCCAGGTCTTCGTCGAGCAGGCGCCGCAGCGACTCCATGTAGTCACCCATGTCGCCGTCGGGTGGATTGATGACGACGGTGGAGCCCTGCATCACGTGATCGCCGGTGAACAGCGTCTTCTCCTCCTGCAGGAGATAGCACAGGTGGTTGGCCGCATGACCGGGTGTGTGCACCACGCGCAGCGTGGTCTGCGGACCGAGCACCACCGGATCGCCGTGGCGCAGGGCCTGGTCCGGCACGAAAGCGGTGTCCTGGCCTTCTTCGTGCAGGGCCGCCATGCCGAGCAGCATGGCGCCGGTGCGCGCCTTCAGCAGCGCCGCACCGGGCGAGTGGTCGCGGTGCGTGTGCGTCGCCAGGATCCAGCGGATGGGCCCCGGCGCGGCGGCGACGATGGCCTCCACATGGCCTTCGTCGGCCGGCCCCGGGTCGATCACCGCCCACGCGTCGGCCGACGCATCGCCGACCAGGTAGGTGTTGGTGCCCGGCCCGGTCATCAACCCGGGGTTGGGCGCCGTGACGCGCCGCACGCGCGGCGACAGGACCACGCAGCGCCCGGCATCGATGGCGTAGCGCGCCGCGCCGGTGCCGTGCGGATCGATGCGAAGCACCTCGGCATAGGCCGGCTCGTCGGGCGGCACCGGCTGCAGGCCGCGCGGTCCGTCGGCGATCACCGGCAGGATTCGCCGGATGTCGCGCAGCGAGCGCGCATGGGCGACGCACTCGGCCGCCGTCGCGAAGCCAGCCATGGCCGCCAGCGTGCGCCGCGTCGGCGTCGGCAGGCGCAGGTCGCTTGTCGGGTCCAGCGCATCGCTCGGACGGATCCAGCGGTGCTCGGCCGTCTCCTCGCTGTCGGACGACGCGGTCTGGCCGGCCGGCATCTCGGCAACGAAGAAGCGCGTGTCGAAGCGCTTGGGCAGGCCGGCCGGCGTCAGCCAGTGGCTGTGGTAGGCGAGGCGCTCGGCGGCCAGGCGCACGCCCAGCGTCCGGCACAGCTGCGCCATGCCGATGTCGCCGCGACGCAACCGCGCCCGCAATTCGGGCCAGGCCGATGCGTCGACCTCGGCGTCGGTGGCCAGCAGCACGCCGGCTTCCTCGAAGCACTCGCGGATGGCGGCGACGTAGTAGTCGAGCCCGCCGTGGTCCAGCGACAGGCGCGCGCTGGCGGCGACGTCGTCCATCCCTGCGCAGCAGGCATGGCACTGCGCATCGCCCGCGTCCAGCGTGCCGCCCGGAAAGACGAATGCCTCGCTGCTGCGATCGTCGCTGCGGGCGACACGGCGCAGCAGCAGCACCTCCATGCCGCGGTCGCCGTCGCGCACGAGAACGACCGTGGCGGCGCGGCGCAGCGAGGATGCGGGAGTGGCGGTGGCGCGGCTCATCGCCGCATTTCAACTGAAATCCGGCCCGCGTGCCGTCGCAATCGGGACAAGGGCGGCGACGGCCACACTGGGGCCTTTCGATCTCCTGCCCTTGCCCTGATGCCACCGACCGATCAGCTCACATACCGCGGCACCGTCTACCCCTGGCAGTGCGACCACATGGGCCACATGAACGTCATGTGGTACACGGGCAAGTTCGACGAGGCGACCTGGCAGCTCTTCGGCTCGCTGGGCCTCACGCCCGACTGGCTGCGCACCGCCGGCCGCGGCATGGCCGCGGTCGAGCAGGTCACCCACTACCGGCGCGAGCTGCTGCCCGGCGATCTGGTCTCGGTCCATTCGCGGCTGCTCGAGGTGAAGGAGAAGGCGATCCGCTTCAGCCACGAGATGCGTGTCGACGGCGACGGCGGCAGCGTGGCCGCCACCACCATCCTCACCGGCGTCTTCCTCGACACCGCGCTGCGCAAGGCCACGCCCTTCCCGCCCGGGATGGCAAGCCGCTGGGCCGAGCTCATCGAGCGATAGCCGCATCGGCCGGCGTGGCCGACGCCACCATGGCCGGCTCGTCGAGCGTGGCGCCGCCGAACATCAGGAACAGCCCGGAGGCGATGGCCACCGCGGCGGACACCATCGTGGAGGTCCGCGCCCGCCCGGATCGGTCTTGCCCGTCGTCCACCGGGCACACGGCCAGGCGGGCGTTGGACAGCGCCTGCATGACGACCCGGCCGCTGCCGTCGAAGGAGAAGCTCTCGCCGGGACGCAGGAACACGTCGCGCGAGTCGCCCGATTGCGTGATCCACAGCAGGCCGTCGAAGACGGCGATCGCATGACCGGCGCCTTCCTCGACGCGCATCAGCGCGCCGCTGCGCAGCTCGGTGATGGGGGTATGGGAATGGACATTCATGGCGGCTCCTTGTCGAGGAGCCCATGGTCGGCGGCGCGCATTGCATCGAGGTTTCGCGGTGCCGACGAGCCGTTTCAGCTGCAATGGCGTCGCGCGGTTCACTCCGGCGGACGGGAGAGCGACCGCACCATCGCCAGGAGCGCGTCGCGGCGAACCGGCTTGGGCAGCACGCCGGCGACGCCCAGCGAGCGCGCCACGGCGCCGCACGGCTCCACGCCCGCGTGGAAGGTGGCCGACAACGCGAGCACCGGCGTGCCGGCATGTTCGGCCGCGATGCATTGAAGCGGCGTGGAGCAGCCGCGGCGCGGAAAGGGAACGTCGATCAGCACGAGGTGAAAGCGCTTCGGCGGCGCATCTTCAGGGCGAGTGCCGTCCTCCACCACCTCCCACCCGGCCTCGGTGAGCCACTCGCGCAGCAGCTCGAGCGTGGCGCGGTCGGTGTCCCTCACCAGCAGCGCCGGAAGCGGGCTGGCAGCACTCATGGGGATGTGCGCGCCGCTGGCGCGTGAGCACGGGCGCGGATGCGCTGTCCGGGTTGGACGGTGGGTGGCATGACGCTGTCCATTGGGACCGGCCGGCATTGCACGGCGGTTTCCGGCGGGCGCCGGAAAATTGCAATCGCAACCGACCCGGGCCCCGCAAACGGCGCAGCCGCGACTACGATAGCCGCTGATCTCGCAGCGACACCGCGAGGAAGGGGGACCCCGGCGATGGAAGTCGTATCGAACCTGCCGCCACACGTACTGGCGCTCGACGATGATCCGGCGATCCGCGAGCTCATCGCCGACTACCTTGCCGAGAACGAGCTGCGCGTCACGACGGTGGCAACCGGCCGTGAGCTGGCGGAGGTGATGGCGCGCGACACCATCGACGTGGTCATCCTCGACCTGCGCCTGCCGGGGGAAGACGGCATGACCATCGCGCGCCGGCTGCGCGAGGAGTCGGCCATCCCCATCCTCATGCTGACCGGGCGCATCGA
The Piscinibacter sp. XHJ-5 DNA segment above includes these coding regions:
- a CDS encoding phasin family protein — protein: MASKTARTKPQPAKARPARKAAAAAPAAAPAPAPGGAKGLLRAGLKALNDVRDDVITRQSRVFEALLGLPPSLSASDRSAKEWKLLNAGEDGTPGMQKFEEIFDQRVARSLERLGMPSPQALAALCRQLESINEHLKRIESTTTPRRAPRRRPTRSST
- a CDS encoding TetR/AcrR family transcriptional regulator, which produces MAAPKTRDRIVETSLALFNAEGLAGVSTHRIAAELGISPGNLHYHFRTKELIVTWLFRRFEDRLSPCIAANATVTALDDLWLSLHLTFEAIDEYRFVYRDIEYLLKEFPALEARAHTLTARNLLAAKAMCAGLANAGVMQASAEDVEMLALQIVFSTTCWFSFKRLTPSQKSPAYGPAALAAYYTLTLLSPYVVGESKDYLNYLRAKYLK
- a CDS encoding MBL fold metallo-hydrolase gives rise to the protein MSRATATPASSLRRAATVVLVRDGDRGMEVLLLRRVARSDDRSSEAFVFPGGTLDAGDAQCHACCAGMDDVAASARLSLDHGGLDYYVAAIRECFEEAGVLLATDAEVDASAWPELRARLRRGDIGMAQLCRTLGVRLAAERLAYHSHWLTPAGLPKRFDTRFFVAEMPAGQTASSDSEETAEHRWIRPSDALDPTSDLRLPTPTRRTLAAMAGFATAAECVAHARSLRDIRRILPVIADGPRGLQPVPPDEPAYAEVLRIDPHGTGAARYAIDAGRCVVLSPRVRRVTAPNPGLMTGPGTNTYLVGDASADAWAVIDPGPADEGHVEAIVAAAPGPIRWILATHTHRDHSPGAALLKARTGAMLLGMAALHEEGQDTAFVPDQALRHGDPVVLGPQTTLRVVHTPGHAANHLCYLLQEEKTLFTGDHVMQGSTVVINPPDGDMGDYMESLRRLLDEDLEWLAPGHGFLIADPRSAVTRLIDHRLAREAKVLRAIEEGCEGIDQLLARVYDDVHPALHAAARRSLLAHLLKLQAEGRARVGE
- a CDS encoding thioesterase family protein, which codes for MPPTDQLTYRGTVYPWQCDHMGHMNVMWYTGKFDEATWQLFGSLGLTPDWLRTAGRGMAAVEQVTHYRRELLPGDLVSVHSRLLEVKEKAIRFSHEMRVDGDGGSVAATTILTGVFLDTALRKATPFPPGMASRWAELIER
- a CDS encoding DUF2917 domain-containing protein, which produces MNVHSHTPITELRSGALMRVEEGAGHAIAVFDGLLWITQSGDSRDVFLRPGESFSFDGSGRVVMQALSNARLAVCPVDDGQDRSGRARTSTMVSAAVAIASGLFLMFGGATLDEPAMVASATPADAAIAR